The window GCTTGACCGATGCAAGGTTGAGCCAGCCGCCGGCACCAGCCAACAGCAACCAGCCGCTGATGCTGCGCGCCGCCTGACCGGCCAAGCTCGCAAGCCAAGCCATCAACATCCAGAACAGAGGAGGTCGTCGATGCACGGCACGATGCAGCTCGTCCCTATGGTGGTCGAACAGTCGACCCGTGGGGAACGGTCCTTCGACATCTATTCGCGCCTGCTGCGTGAGCGGATCATCTTCCTGAACGGCGAGGTCAATGATGGCAGCGCCGCGCTGGTCTGCGCCCAACTGCTGTTCCTGGAGGCTGAGAACCCGAAGCGCCCGGTCCATTTCTACATCAACTCGCCGGGCGGCGTCGTCACCAGCGGCTTCGCGATCTACGACACGATGCAATACATCCGCTCGCCGGTGCACACGCTCTGCATGGGCACGGCCCGCTCGATGGGCTCCTTCCTGCTGATGGCAGGCGAGCCCGGCGAACGCGCGGCGCTTCCCAATGCCAGCCTGCATGTCCATCAGCCGCTCGGCGGCGCGCAAGGGCAGGCCTCGGACATCCTGATCCAGGCCGAGGAGATCCAGAAGACCAAGCGGCGGATGATCAGGCTCTACGCCGAGCATTGCGGACGCAGCGAGGAGGAGGTCGAGCGCACGCTCGATCGGGACCGCTTCATGAGCGCCGAGGAGGGGCTGGAATGGGGGCTGATCGACCGCGTGCTGACGGGGCCGCCGCCGGAAGCGTAGTCACATGCTCGGCTTGCTCGGGTCGCCGAGCTCGCGGTTGAGCGCGACCGCGGCGCGCACCAACTCGGCGGCAACGGCCGGATCGACCGCATCGCCCTCGCGCAGGACCATGGTCGCGAGCTCGAACTTGCCGCCGGGCTTCAGGCGCGGCTCGATCCCGCGCAGCCGCTTGCCGCGCCAGAAGCCGAAGAGCACGCGCGCCGCTTCAGCCCGGATCAGCAGCACCGGCCCGTTCGAGAAGTAGACCAGGTGCGTCCACTTGATCCGCTCTTCGAGCGGGGCGGCCGCCTTCACCGCGGCGCGCAGGGCCGCGACCGTCGCGAGCTGCCAGCCATCGAGCTGGGCGATATAGTCCTCCGGGTTGTCGGCCTTGGGCGCGCCCGGGATGATCACGCCTAGCCTTTCGTCAGCAGCAGCACAGCGGCGTCGTATTCCTTGCGACGGATGGCGCGGCGCTCGGCCGCTTCCTCGTCCTGGCCCCAGATGCCGATCTGGTAATCCTCGTCGAGATGGGCGGCTGCCCAGGTCTGCTCGGCATCGATCAGGCCTTCGGCCAGTGCCAGCATCAGGATGGTCGAGCCGGTCAGGGTCATGACATTGTGGGCGCCGGCGAGCGCGACCGGGGAGAGGATCGCGGCAACACGCTTCGCCACCG is drawn from Bosea sp. Tri-49 and contains these coding sequences:
- a CDS encoding DUF1801 domain-containing protein, which gives rise to MIIPGAPKADNPEDYIAQLDGWQLATVAALRAAVKAAAPLEERIKWTHLVYFSNGPVLLIRAEAARVLFGFWRGKRLRGIEPRLKPGGKFELATMVLREGDAVDPAVAAELVRAAVALNRELGDPSKPSM
- a CDS encoding ATP-dependent Clp protease proteolytic subunit, with translation MHGTMQLVPMVVEQSTRGERSFDIYSRLLRERIIFLNGEVNDGSAALVCAQLLFLEAENPKRPVHFYINSPGGVVTSGFAIYDTMQYIRSPVHTLCMGTARSMGSFLLMAGEPGERAALPNASLHVHQPLGGAQGQASDILIQAEEIQKTKRRMIRLYAEHCGRSEEEVERTLDRDRFMSAEEGLEWGLIDRVLTGPPPEA